Within Cellulophaga sp. L1A9, the genomic segment TCAAATCATATTGTGGAACCTTATTGCGTTTTTCTAATTTTATAATTTTCGACAGTTTTTTTGCAAACTGCGTATTTACAAAGTGACCAGGTTTATTTGCAATGATTTTACCTCGAATACGTGTCCCTGCTAAAGCCACATCTCCTATAACATCTAGTAATTTATGACGCGCTGCTTCATTAGGATGATGCAAGGTCAAGTTGTCTAAAATTCCGTTTGGCTTAATAGATAACTTCTTTTTATTAAAAGCTTTTTCAAGCTTTTTCATGGTCTCTTCTGAGATTTCTTTATCTACATAAACGATGGCATTGTTTAGATCGCCACCTTTTATTAATCCATGATCCAAAAGCATTTCTAATTCATGTAGAAAGCTAAACGTTCTAGCCTCAGAAATTTCTGCTTTAAAATCTGATAGCTTATTTAACGTTGCATTTTGAGTTCCTAAAACTTTAGTCCCAAAATCTACCATAGTAGTAATTTGATAGTCGTCTGATGGTATTATAGTTATTTCGCTTCCAGTAGCTTCATCCTTATACGAAATCACTTCTTTAACTACGTATATTTCTCTTTCAGCCTCTTGCTCAACTATTCCCGCTTCTTCAAGTGCTTCTACGAAAAACTTAGACGAACCATCCATAATTGGTGGTTCTGGAGCATTTAACTCTATTAATACGTTGTCTATCTCCAGACCTACTAATGCTGCAAGAACATGCTCAGAAGTTTGAATCTTTACGCCTCTTTTTTCTAAATTGGTTCCTCTTTGAGTATTTACAACGTAGGTTGCATCTGCCTCAATAATAGGTTCTCCTTCCAAATCTGTTCGTTTAAAAGCATACCCATGATTTTCAGGCGCAGGTACTAATTTCATTGTAACGTTCTCTCCTGTATGTAATCCTACACCAGATAAAGTAACCTCTTTGCCAATT encodes:
- a CDS encoding bifunctional UDP-3-O-[3-hydroxymyristoyl] N-acetylglucosamine deacetylase/3-hydroxyacyl-ACP dehydratase, whose protein sequence is MSNKQRTIGKEVTLSGVGLHTGENVTMKLVPAPENHGYAFKRTDLEGEPIIEADATYVVNTQRGTNLEKRGVKIQTSEHVLAALVGLEIDNVLIELNAPEPPIMDGSSKFFVEALEEAGIVEQEAEREIYVVKEVISYKDEATGSEITIIPSDDYQITTMVDFGTKVLGTQNATLNKLSDFKAEISEARTFSFLHELEMLLDHGLIKGGDLNNAIVYVDKEISEETMKKLEKAFNKKKLSIKPNGILDNLTLHHPNEAARHKLLDVIGDVALAGTRIRGKIIANKPGHFVNTQFAKKLSKIIKLEKRNKVPQYDLNKPPLMDIHQIMDVLPHRPPFLLIDRILELSDTHVVGMKNVTMNENFFMGHFPGAPVMPGVLQVEAMAQTGGILVLSTVPDPENYLTFFMKMDNVKFKQKVLPGDTLTFHCSLITPIRRGICHMQAYAYANNKLVCEAELMAQIAKKK